In the genome of Anabaena cylindrica PCC 7122, the window CGGTGATGGTCGGGTAGTGCCACTAGTAAATACAAGTGAATTAGTATCTTGGATTACTAGCAATCAACGTCCTCATAGAAGTAATAAATTACCTACCACTAAATTAAAAACAGCTTTTCTCAAACCACAAAAAAATCAACCTCTAGTCAGACCTAGCCACCAAAAGGGCATGATTTTAATTGTTGATGATTCAATTAATGTCCGTCGTTATTTAGCTCTAACTTTAGAAAAAGGAGGGTATCAAGTCGAACAAGCTAAAGATGGTCAAGACGCTTGGGAAAAATTAGAAAGTGGTTTAAAAGTACAAGCTGTAATTTGTGATATTGAAATGCCACGTTTAGATGGTTATAGCTTTCTAGAACGAGTCAAATCTCATGATGATTTAAAAAGTCTTCCTGTGGCCATGTTAACTTCTCGTAGTAGTAACAAACATCGCCAATTAGCAATGCAATTAGGAGCGCGAGCTTATTTTTCTAAACCTTATAATGAACAAGATTTATTGAGAACACTGGAAGAGATAATTTTTAGAATAGCAGAAACTGGATCTGCTAATAATTGAATCCTAAGACTTCAGGAGTCAGGAGTCAGAAACAAAGAAAAGGAGAGTTTTTGCATAAGTCCTAATTTTATCTATGTAAGGATTCAGGATAAAGAATTAGGACTTACGCACGAAGTAATCAAAAACCTGATTCTTTCGTAGGGGTAATTCATGAATTACCCCTACTTTCGTGATGTTTTGCGTAAGTTCTGAGAATGTTTGATATAGCAAGAAACTCTTAACATAAGAGAAAAATATTTTTCTTCCTTCTTTCTGACTCCTGACTCCTGACTTCTGCTGTATATAATAACTCTATTTTATTTTGGTAAGCATAAGCCTAACGGCAATATGCTTACAATTATGATATTACCCAAATCAGACTCGGTTTAAGCAGGCTGTTCGTTTCTAGTTGGTTCAGAATTAGAAACTTCAGTTGTAGTTGCCTCTTTCTTTTTATCCTGCTGTTCAGTTTGTTGTACTTGTTGTAGGTGAATGTTATTTACTTGGGTAATAAATTGCTCTACAGATTGACTAATCCGTTGTTGTTGTTCAGCTTCATCAGTGACATCATAACAACGATAAGCTGGGGTAATTCCCAAGATAAATTTCTCTTGTTCTGCTTCTAATAACTCAACAATTGTGTTAGCAGCAACCGCATTCTTTTGGAAAGGAAAAGAGGTGACAATACTAGCAACAATAGAAGCAAGAGCCGGACAAATTACTGGTAGCCACTTCAGCCAAGATTGTCCAGCTTCTAATTTATCTACCAAAACTAGAATTGGTGTGACACCAGACAAAATAACAGTAGATATTTGCAAGATATAGTAAAGATTTCTTGCCCAATTTCTAGTGCCTCTGTAATCATTAATCAAGTCTTGACAATACTCCAAAGCTTTAGCTCTAGCGGGAATAATTGTATTGTTTTCCAAGGAATTACCATGAGTTAATAAAGAGGTGTAAATTTCAGCTTTTTTTTCCAGTTCAGTCTTTTGCGCTTCCTTACGAGCATTGTTTACAGAGTTTCTGTTGAGTAGAAACAGAAAAATTGCAACAGCTAAAGCTCCGGCTCCAACTATGACATATTGTTGATTGCTAGAATCGAAATAAAGAATAATTGCCGCACTAATAAAAACAGCTGCTAATAGATAATCAATCAGCTTTAAGAACAACAACATTTTTTCACCTGACTAAAAAAACAGATTTAGACATACAGGCAATTTGCAAATGAATTTTTGCCTGATGAGGAGTTATTTTCACAAACAAACCTGTATAATATATGAAAGTAGTATTAAAGACAAGTTAAATTTACTGAAAGCTTTACAAAAATATATTTCTGGAATGGCAGCACCTAGAGTTAATCTGAAGAAGATGAGAAAATTAAAATTTATTAAAATTCAATAGACATCTTCGAGAATTAAATGTGCGTGACTTGAAACCCTTGTAGAGAAGTGACCTGGGTAGGGATTATCGGATCTACAATCTTTTTCACTCCTATGCCTATTGAGTATCTATAGCGATCCTAAAATAAGATGTGAACACCCCTTTTTTGTCTGCCTCTGCGTCCTCTGCGTCTCTGCGGTTCGTTTATTTTCTCTATGCTGTACTAAAATTTTAAACACTGAGGAAGAAAACAATTAAAATGATGCTCAGAGTCAAAGCAAAGATTAAAGCATATTCAACTCTACGACTAAAAAATCCAACTAGGGAAATTAAGCATATATAGCCTTTCCCACTCTAGTTAGATACAAAATTACCCCTCCCCAACCCTCCCCTTGGTAAAGGGAGGGTGCGCGACAGCGCAG includes:
- a CDS encoding DUF4231 domain-containing protein; this encodes MLLFLKLIDYLLAAVFISAAIILYFDSSNQQYVIVGAGALAVAIFLFLLNRNSVNNARKEAQKTELEKKAEIYTSLLTHGNSLENNTIIPARAKALEYCQDLINDYRGTRNWARNLYYILQISTVILSGVTPILVLVDKLEAGQSWLKWLPVICPALASIVASIVTSFPFQKNAVAANTIVELLEAEQEKFILGITPAYRCYDVTDEAEQQQRISQSVEQFITQVNNIHLQQVQQTEQQDKKKEATTTEVSNSEPTRNEQPA